In the genome of Populus alba chromosome 11, ASM523922v2, whole genome shotgun sequence, one region contains:
- the LOC118047446 gene encoding protein translation factor SUI1 homolog: MSDFDAQTPAAYDPFADANAEDSGAGTKDYVHIRIQQRNGRKSLTTVQGLKKEFSYNKILKDLKKEFCCNGTVVQDPELGQVIQLQGDQRKNVSTFLVQAGIVKKESIKIHGF; the protein is encoded by the exons ATGTCTGATTTCGACGCCCAAACTCCTGCAGCTTATG ATCCTTTTGCTGATGCAAATGCCGAGGACTCTGGTGCTGGGACAAAAGATTATGTGCACATTCGTATACAGCAACGCAATGGTAGGAAAAGCTTGACAACTGTGCAAGGTTTGAAAAAAGAATTCAGCTATAACAAGATACTAAAGGACCTCAAGAAAGAGTTCTGCTGTAATGGTACAGTGGTGCAGGACCCTGAACTAGGCCAG GTTATTCAACTTCAAGGTGACCAGCGCAAGAATGTCTCTACCTTCCTTGTTCAG GCTGGCATTGTGAAGAAGGAAAGCATTAAAATTCATGGTTTCTAA